The region TATAGACTCTATCTATATACTCTATGGTTTAAAGTATAGACTCTATCTATATACTCTATGGTTTAATATATAGACTCTATCTATATACTCTATGGTTTAATATATAGACTCTATCTATATACTCCATGGTTTAAGATATAGACTCTATCTATATACTCTATGGTTTAAAGTATAGACTCTATCTATATACTCTATGGTTTCAGATATAGACTATATACTCTATGGTTTAATATATAGACTCTATCTATATACTCCATGGTTTAAGATATAGACTCTATCTATATACTCTATGGTTTAAAGTATAGACTCTATCTATATACTCTATGGTTGAAGATATATACTATCTATATACTCTATGGTTTAAGATATAGACTATATACTCTATGGTTTCAGATATAGACTCTATCTATATACTCTATGGTTTAAGATATAGACTATATGCTCTATGGTTTCAGATATAGACTCTATCAATATAATCTATGGTTTAAGATATAGACTATATACTCTATGGTTTCAGATATAGACTCTATCTATATACTATATAGTTTAAGATATAGACTCTATCTATATACTCTATCAATTCAGATATAGAGTATCTATATACTCTATGATGTCAGATATAGACTCTATCTTTTTACTCTATGGTTTAAGATATAGACTATATAATCTATGGTTTCAGATATAGACTATCTATATACTCTATGGTTTCAGATATAGACTATCTATATACTCTATGGTTTAAGATATAGATTATCTATATACTctatagtttcagaaatagactATCTACATACTCTATGGTTTAAGATATAGGCTATATACTCTATGGTGTAAGATATAGACTCTATCTATATACTCTATGGTTTAAGAAATAGACTCTATCTATATCCTCTATGGTTTCAGATATAGACTATCTATGTACTCTGGATTAAGATATAGACTATCTATATACTCTATGGTTTCAGATATAGACTATATACTCTGTGCTTTCAGATATAGACTCTATCTATATACTCAATAGTTTAAGATATAGACTATATTTATATGCTCTATGCTGTAAGATATAGACTCTATCTATATACTCTATGGTTTCAGATATAGACTCTATCTATATACTCAATGGTTTAAGATATATACTATATTTATATGCTCTATGGTTTCAGATATAGACTCTATCTATATACTCTATGGTGTAAGATATAGACTCTTATCTATATACTCTATGGTTTAAGATATAGACTATATTTATATACTCTATGGTTTAAGATATAGACTCTATCTATATACTCTATGGTGTAAGATATAGACTATATTTATCTACTCTATGGTGTAAGATATAGACTGTCTATATACTCTATGGTTTCAGATATAGACATGTTCTATATCTCTGGTTTAGGTTAGGTTGTTGATCTGTCAAGATATAGACTCTATCTTTATACTCTATGGATTCAGATATAGACTATCTATATACTCTATGGTTTAAGATATAGACTATCTATATACTCTATGGTTTCAGATATAGACTATATACTCTGTGCTTTCAGATATAGACTCTATCTATATACTCAATGGTTTAAGATATAGACTATATTTATATACTCTATGGTTTCAGATATAGACTATATCTATATGCTCTATGGTGTAAGATATAGACTCTATCTATATACTCTATGGTTTAAGATATAGAATATCTATATACTCTATGGTTTCAGATATAGACTCTATCTATATACTCAATGGTTTAAGATATATACTATATTTATATACTCTATGGTTTCAGATATAGACTCTATCTATATACTCTATGGTGTAAGATATAGACTCTATCTATATACTCTATGGTTTAAGATATAGACTCTATCTATATACTCTATGGTGTAAGATATAGACTATATTTATATACTCTATGGTGTAAGATATAGACTGTCTATATACTCTATGGTTTCAGATATAGACTGTCTATATACTCTGTGGTTTCAGATATAGACTGTCTATATACTCTATGGTTTCAGATATAGACATGTTCTATATCTCTGGTTTAGGTTAGGTTGTTGATCTGTCAATAAGAGATGGCCTTTTTATTCCTGTCTCGCTCTTCCTCCATAATCTCTGCATCCTAATCTCTCTTATCTCTGATCTGTGACAGATGGCTGCATGACTTCACACTTCACACGTCAGTTTACATAGATCACAGAGGCGCAGTcatgcgcatgcacacacactcgcacacacacacacgcacccacactcacatacatacaaCCACACTCACTAGAGTTAGTTTGGGCAGTGATTGCACACATGCACACTTGAGTTTATCTTCAtaaccctatctctctccctctctctttctctctctgtctctcttgctctctgtctctctttctctatctgtctctgtctctctgtctctctctgtctctctctctctgtctctcttgctgtctctctctctgtctctctctgtctctctctctgtctatgtctctgtctctctctgtctatgtctctgtctgtctatgtctctgtctctctctgtctatgtctctgtctctctctgtctctgtctctctctctgtctatgtctctgtctctctctgtctctgtctctctgtctctgtctatgtctctctctgtctctctctctgtctatgtctctgtctctctctgtctctgtctctctctgtctctgtctctctctgtctctctctctgtctctgtctctgtctgtctctctctgtctctctctgtctctgtctgtctctctctgtctctctctctgtctctgtctgtctctctctgtctctctctgtctctgtctgtctctgtctctctctgtctatatctctgtctctggctatgtctctgtctctctctgtctatatctctgtctctgtctatgtctctgtctctctctgtctatgtctctgtctctctctgtctatgtctctgtctctctctgtatatgtctctgtctctctctgtctctctctctgtctatgtctctgtctctctctgtctctgtctctctgtctctgtctctgtctatgtctctgtctctctctgtctctgtctctctctgtctctgtctctctctctgtctctgtctctgtctctgtctctatctgtctctctctgtctctctctgtctctgtatgtctctctctgtctctctctctgtctctgtctgtctctctctgtctctctctgtctctgtctgtctctgtctctctctgtctatatctctgtctctggctatgtctctgtctctctctgtctatatctctgtctctctctgtctatctctgtctctctctgtctctctctgtctctgtctatctctaggTATCAGTGATTCTGACTCTGATGGTTCCCTATACAGAGATCGATGCAGACGCTCCTCTGATGGAGATGTTTGCTGTACATGGCTGTTATTTTGCTAAGTACATAGTAGCAGTAGGCTCTGTAGctggcctgtctgtcagtctcctGGGCTCTCTGTTCCCCATGCCACGAGTCATCTACGCTATGGCTGGAGACGGACTGCTGTTCAGGTgacaacacacacatggacacacactcacacacacacacacggacatgatcatacacaaacacacaagcacacgcacactgTATTCATAACGTTCacattgtgcgtgtgtgtgtgtgtatgtgtgtgtgcgtgtgtgtgtctaggttcCTGGCCCATGTGTCTCCCTACACTGAGACTCCAGCATTGGCATGTGttgtgtctggctgtctggctgctctcctctctctcctcgtctccctaCGAGATCTCATAGAGATGATGTCCATAGGAACACTACTGGCTTACACACTggtgagttacacacacacacacacacacacacacacacacacacacacacacactcacactcaccctcacacacacacaaactctctctcttctctacctcttccaggttagtgtgtgtgtgttgttgctaCGCTACCAGCCAGAATCAGACATCCACGGCTTTGTGAACTTCCTGTCTGAGGAGCAGTCCAATAAGAAGAAGGAGGGCGTGTTAGCTGAGTGTGAGAAGGAAGTGTGCTCTCCAATCAGTGAAGTAGATGACTACGGAGGACCTCAAACTAACACCTGTGGAGCGAAGAATCTCCCCTCGCtaggtgcgcacacacacacacacacacacacacacacacacacacacacacacacacacacacacacacacacacacatccaatcaTACTACCCTAATACCATATTACCCTAACATTGTAAATTGTAATATTGTAATCCAGGTGACAACGAGATGCTGATTGGTAAACCAGATAAAACCACTTACACTGCCAGCCACCCGAACTACGGCACCGTCGACATGGGCTCCGGCATCGAATCAGAAGAGTCGGAGGGCGGGATGTCGTGGAGGCTGAAGAAGCTGATTGGTCCGCGGTACTACACCATGAGGATCCGATTGGGCCTGCCTGGGAAGATGGACCGGCCCACTCCGGCAACTGGAAAGACAGTTActgtctgtgtcctcctcctcttcctcatcgtATTCATCTTCAACTCCTTCATCATCTTCGGTAAGGAGACATCTCTGTTGAACACTCAGTACTATTGAAACTATACTCCTATTGATACCCCATTAGTTTCTGTATTATATCCATTTCTTATAAGATTCAAACCCACATTTCTCAAATGACTTACACTAAACAACATACATCTAAAACTACACAAACCAAACTAACTGCGAACTGCTCAATCATTTCATTCTATCGTATATTATCCCATTGAAATAATGACGTTTCTGCATGGTGAACGTTTCCTTCTCTAGCTATTTTCCTCCTGTATCTTCTCTTCTCCAGGAGCTGCCAGCATCGGTGATGGCAGCTGGTGGGCTCTTCTCCTGCTGATCTTCCTGGTCATCTTCATGGCCCTCCTCATCGTCATCATCCTGCAGCAGCCAGAGAACCCGAAGCGACTGCCCTACATGGCTCCGGCTGTTCCCTGGGTTCCTGCTGCTGCCATGCTGGTCAACAGCTACCTGATGTTAAAACTGTCTGCCATCACCTGGATACGCTTCGCTGTCTGGTGTTTCCTAGGTGCGttactggagagaggagtggatggatagatggatgaatggatggatgaatggatggatagatggatgaatggatagatggatgaatggatggatggatgaatggatggatagatggatgaatggatggatggatggatggatggatggatggatggatgaatgaatggatggatgaatggatggatggatgaatggatggatggatgaatgaatggatggatgaatggatggatggataaatggGTGAATTGATGAATGGgcgaatggatggatgaatggatgggtgaatggatggatggttggatggatggatgaatggatggatggatgatgaagGTACATGTATATATGTAAAGTACCACATACTCTaacactgtgtgagtgtgtgtgtgcacgtgcgtgtgattgtatgcatgtgtgtgtgtgtgcgtctcaccCTGCGTGTTGGTGTGTGTCTCCCCTTCAGGTATCCTGATCTACTTTGGTTATGGGATATGGAACAGTACTTTGGAGATCAGGTCCAGGGAGCAGGAGGTCCATGCGTCTACATACCAGCGCTACGATGGTCACCATGCCGGGGTGGACGACGGCTTCTCAGGCTTCAGCGTTGACGACGACCTCTACCCCCCTAGCAACAACGACCCCTGGGCCGCACCAGACGGTGTTGACGGGTCAGGGCTGGTACCCCCCAcggctgatgatgatgattggaTGGATCCAAAGGGAGGGGCTAAGAGAGCGCTAGCGGAGGAAGACCCAATGGATTTCTGAGAAGAAAGGAATGATGGACAGATGGACGGATGTTTCCGAGAGAATTGATAGATGTTACTGTTGTTAACAACTGAATGTACTGCCTACTGCCGGCtgcctgcgtgcgtgcgagtgagtgagtgcgtcCATGTGAATGTTTGTGTGGGTCCCTTGTCACTTATTTAAAAACGTCATTGAGTTCCAAAGGAAGTATGATCCTATGGAGGAAAGCTGTAGACTACCAATCAGAAACAGTGGGCGGGGTCTTGGGGTTGATTTGGTGATGGGCATACAGTGAAGGTATTTTCCTCTCACTATAGACAGTCCAGAGTGATGACAGACTGGGAGCGACGAGTCAGCATTTCCTGGTTCACCACACACACGGGAAGCTGTCAGAGCGCTGAGCCAAGGTCACTTCCTGTCACTGGTCCAGGTGTCTGCTGCTTCTCTCATCTCACAGAGAGGAaactagctacacacacacagacactcttaGACACACACCCGCCTCTCCAGTCTCTATCTGGGAATGGGGGGCTGATGGGTTTTTTGTGTCACATAGTAATTGGACTTTGCTTGCAATAGTGCCTTCatctgtgtgtgcacgtgtgtgtgtttttggggggctgtgtgtgtgcatgcgtgcgtgtgtgtacgctTTTACACCTTGTATTTGTGTCCCCTTCAGGGTCTTACCAGTGGAGTGTGTTTGTGACTTATTTTGCTCCATCCCACTCTatgaatcacccccccccccccccccccccatccctccccccaCAAGCCCCTGTTGCTGCGTTACTAGAGCTCAGAATGGAAAGGTTCTAAATGACAGATTTGTTCTAAACAGAGTTATGGATgccaccctgctctgctctgcctacAGGTGTGCTAAATCTCCAAATGAATGTTACTATATTAGAAAGAAGACGAGATGAGAATTGCTCTTACATCAGACAAATATTTCTGAGTGTTTAGTCACATAGAACCCTCTAATTCTATGGTCTCCGCCCCCTTGGGGAAGCCTTACTTGTCAAATGCACTAAACTAAAGATGCCACGCGATCCCTCCTACTCCCCACGACCCCTAAATGCTGACCTCTATCCCTAACCACTACCCAGGGTTCTCTCTGCTGTTCAGGGGTGGGTTCGCTTGTGTTGTCCagtgaaacagacacacacacacacacacacacagttcagctGAACCCAAAACCAGAAAGGGGCTTCAGTAGGTACTCTGTGCTCCTTACTGTAAAtattatgtctctgtgtgtgtgcgggtgtgtgtgtgtgtgtgtgtgtgtgtgtgtgtgtgtgtgtgtgtgtgttccatgccTGTGGCTATGTGACGTGGCTGGCTGGTGTATGTGATAGCATGCTAATGTGTATAGCATGGTTGTAGATGCTGTATTTGCATGTGGTGACCGACAGCTAAGAGACATTCTAGAACTAACAGCACCCTACTCCAAACTGACCCCTGATCCTTGATAAGGGAAACTATGGGGTGAAGGGGACTGGTCGATCTGGAACTGGGGTATAATATGTAGCAAATTTAGGAGTTGGTGGTTCTATGGTttcatctccacccctcaccaCCGCTCACTCCACCCCTTACCCCCACACCCTGTGTTTACAAGGTAAGCCAAAGTCCACAACATTTGTTAACTTTGTAGAGAACAAAACAACAATGAGAATTGTCCAGTGGGGCATAGACCTGTACAATAGATTGAAGTCACTCACGGTATATTACGTTCTGCTTATGAACGGTTCATAATCACTACAACAGGGTTTGTTTAGGTCAAACTCAATTATGAATGTTAACTATTCAATCAGGATCCAACCGGAACCAAATATAAAAAGTATTGTAATGTTTCTATTGAAACAAGTTAACTAAGGGTTAACTACATATCTAATAATGGTTTAGAAGCCATTTTTACGCAGAATTCAAGTTTTACTGAAACCACTTGGTAGAGTAGACAcatacagttacattcactagctagagtaaatacacacagttacattcactagctagagtaaatacacacagttacatccactagctagagtaaatacacacagttacattcactagctagagtaaatacacacagttacattcactagctagagtaaatacatacagttacattcactagctagagtaaatacacacagttacattcactagctagagtaaatacacacagttacattcactagctagagtaaatacatagttacattcactagctagagtaaatacacacagttacattcactagctagagtaaatacacacagttacattcactagctagagtaaatacacacagttacattcactagctagagtaaatacatagttacattcactagctagagtaaatacatagttacatccactagctagagtaaatacatacagttacattcactagctagagtaaatacacacagttacattcactagctagagtaaatacacacagttacattcactagctagagtaaatacacacagttacatccactagctagagtaaatacatagttaattccactagctagagtaaatacacacagttacattcactagctagagtaaatacacacagttacattcactagctagagtaaatacatacagttacattcactagctagagtaaatacattcagttacattcactagctagagtaaatacatagttacattcactagctagagtaaatacacacagttacattcactagctagagtaaatacacacagttacattcattagctagagtaaatacacacagttacattcactagctagagtaaatacatagttacattcactagctagagtaaatacacacagttacattcactagctagagtaaatacacacagttacattcactagctagagtaaatacatagttacattcactagctagagtaaatacacacagttacattcactagctagagtaaatacatacagttacattcactagctagagtaaatacatagttacattcactagctagagtaaatacacacagttacattcactagctagagtaaatacacacagttacattcactagctagagtaaatacatagttacattcactagctagagtaaatacacacagttacattcactagctagagtaaatacacacagttacattcactagctagagtaaatacacacagttacattcactagctagagtaaatacatagttacatccactagctagagtaaatacatacagttacattcactagctagagtaaatacacacagttacattcactagctagagtaaatacacacagttacattcactagctagagtaaatacacacagttacatccactagctagagtaaatacatagttacatccactagctagagtaaatacacacagttacattcactagctagagtaaatacacacagttacattcactagctagagtaaatacatacagttacattcactagctagagtaaatacattcagttacattcactagctagagtaaatacatagttacattcactagctagagtaaatacacagttacattcactagctagagtaaatacacacagttacattcactagctagagtaaatacacacagttacattcactagctagagtaaatacatagttacattcactagctagagtaaatacacacagttacattcactagctagagtaaatacacacagttacattcactagctagagtaaatacatagttacattcactagctagagtaaatacacacagttacattcactagctagagtaaatacatacagttacattcactagctagagtaaatacatagttacattcactagctagagtaaatacacacagttacattcactagctagagtaaa is a window of Oncorhynchus clarkii lewisi isolate Uvic-CL-2024 unplaced genomic scaffold, UVic_Ocla_1.0 unplaced_contig_1732_pilon_pilon, whole genome shotgun sequence DNA encoding:
- the LOC139398482 gene encoding probable cationic amino acid transporter, with protein sequence MSGLSGKLQRVQWRAGWHSFTSRVLRTKPVESMLDSGTGGTSSHGTKLARVLSTVDLVSLGVGSCVGTGMYVVSGLVAKEMAGPGVIVSFIIAAVASILSGVCYAEFGVRVPKTTGSAYTYSYVTVGECVAFFIGWNLILEYLIGTAAGASALSSMADSLANKSISTFMTTHIGTLNGLGKGEQSYPDLLALLIAVIVTVIVALGVKNSVGFNNVLNVINLMVWVFMMVAGLFFVNGHNWDDGRFLPFGWSGVMQGAATCFYAFIGFDIIATTGEEAKSPNTSIPYAITVSLITCLTAYVSVSVILTLMVPYTEIDADAPLMEMFAVHGCYFAKYIVAVGSVAGLSVSLLGSLFPMPRVIYAMAGDGLLFRFLAHVSPYTETPALACVVSGCLAALLSLLVSLRDLIEMMSIGTLLAYTLVSVCVLLLRYQPESDIHGFVNFLSEEQSNKKKEGVLAECEKEVCSPISEVDDYGGPQTNTCGAKNLPSLGDNEMLIGKPDKTTYTASHPNYGTVDMGSGIESEESEGGMSWRLKKLIGPRYYTMRIRLGLPGKMDRPTPATGKTVTVCVLLLFLIVFIFNSFIIFGAASIGDGSWWALLLLIFLVIFMALLIVIILQQPENPKRLPYMAPAVPWVPAAAMLVNSYLMLKLSAITWIRFAVWCFLGILIYFGYGIWNSTLEIRSREQEVHASTYQRYDGHHAGVDDGFSGFSVDDDLYPPSNNDPWAAPDGVDGSGLVPPTADDDDWMDPKGGAKRALAEEDPMDF